The Stomoxys calcitrans chromosome 3, idStoCalc2.1, whole genome shotgun sequence genome includes a region encoding these proteins:
- the LOC106081659 gene encoding chitinase-like protein Idgf1, with amino-acid sequence MSLIKSIVWLSFMLSFLESTASQNANSKRLVCYFNADSLLANGYAKFTMAHLNRAASLCTHLAYDSAFLQPQSFALRLSKAPITTNDIRLQYPHLKLYLTLGGDKDGHEPYIALLASNRSQQLKFIQNCVEEVKRLGFDGLDLAFPLPRNKPSEETSVAMFFKDLAKIWSDKKMDKYKEKYTSLVNEMKEAFDKAKLSLVMTVLPNVNSSLYFDVPKIQHSFEFINLFAFDFNTPERNPSEADYSAPLFMNRKQHRLPYANVDFQVSHWLNNGCPASQLNLGVATYGRAWNMTLESGLSGEPIVEHTLANVGFGKHFLKNGSISWTNICFHLPPQQRHGVSLSQITDEYGNYAFRPANKNGTRGYWISFDDPQFAARKAKYVNDKSLGGVAVFDINRDDFKSICRGTEGFPILQAIRRTLNIEQTPQRRSFATLQKKLANALKFIG; translated from the exons ATGTCGTTAATAAAATCGATTGTCTGGCTGAGCTTTATGCTAAGTTTTCTAGAAAGCACTGCTAGTCAAAACGCCAACAGTAAAAGGCTTGTTTGCTATTTTAATGCTGACAGTTTATTGGCAAATG GATATGCCAAGTTCACCATGGCCCATCTGAATAGAGCTGCCTCTCTATGCACTCACTTGGCATATGATTCAGCATTCTTGCAACCGCAATCCTTTGCCTTGCGCCTATCCAAAGCACCCATCACTACAAATGATATTCGACTACAATATCCGCATTTAAAGCTCTACCTGACCTTGGGTGGAGATAAAGATGGCCATGAGCCCTACATTGCACTGCTGGCAAGTAATAGGAGCCAACAActcaaattcattcaaaattgtGTGGAAGAGGTAAAACGTCTGGGTTTCGATGGCCTGGACTTGGCCTTTCCCCTGCCCCGGAATAAGCCCAGCGAAGAAACCAGTGTGGCCATGTTTTTCAAAGATCTGGCAAAGATTTGGAGCGATAAGAAAATGGACAAATACAAGGAGAAATACACGAGTCttgtaaatgaaatgaaagaggCTTTCGATAAGGCAAAACTGTCCCTGGTAATGACAGTATTGCCCAATGTCAACTCCAGCT TGTATTTCGATGTGCCCAAAATTCAGCATAGTTTCGAATTTATCAATCTTTTTGCCTTTGACTTCAATACGCCGGAGCGTAATCCCTCGGAGGCAGATTACTCTGCTCCATTGTTTATGAATAGAAAACAACATCGTTTGCCTTATGCCAACGTTGACTTCCAAGTCAGTCATTGGCTTAACAATGGCTGTCCTGCTAGTCAACTGAATTTGGGTGTAGCCACTTATGGCCGGGCTTGGAACATGACTTTGGAATCCGGTCTATCTGGCGAGCCCATTGTCGAGCATACACTTGCCAATGTGGgctttggcaaacattttcttAAGAATGGCTCCATAAGTTGGACCAACATTTGCTTTCATTTACCACCTCAGCAGCGTCATGGAGTTTCTCTGAGCCAAATCACCGACGAATATGGCAACTACGCATTTCGACCTGCCAACAAGAACGGCACTCGGGGTTACTGGATAAGCTTCGATGATCCACAATTTGCTGCGAGGAAAGCAAAGTACGTTAATGACAAGTCTTTGGGTGGTGTGGCTGTTTTCGATATAAATCGGGATGATTTTAAAAGCATATGCCGTGGCACTGAGGGATTTCCCATATTACAAGCCATCCGTCGTACACTAAATATTGAACAAACTCCTCAACGTCGATCTTTCGCTACCTTACAAAAGAAGTTAGCAAATGCTCTCAAGTTTATTGGGTGA